From Strongyloides ratti genome assembly S_ratti_ED321, scaffold srae_chrx_scaffold0000002:
ttttattaaaatgcaatttttctttaacatttttaaacgttttttgtaataaaacaaattttataaatgatttttaatagaaaatatttttttttcttttttttaacaatttttttttataaatatcctTTAAATTggataatattaaagaagaATGGTTTATATGATTCAGATATATGGCTGACGAGGATAAGATTGAacattattatctttaaaattttcatgcatattaatattttgtgaATGTTCAAAATTTGGTGGTCCATACATTCTTTGTGGTGGAGGACATGGTTCAACTGTCCATAGTGGccatttaaatgtaaaacaacaacaatttactttataatgtttttgtCTTCTTATTGGTCTACCATCTTTATCATATCCTATTATCTCATTTTGATCAAAATATCCATTATTTGCGGCTGTACCTGATGAAGCCCATCTACTTTGACGTTTCATAGATTGTGATTTACTTTGTCTACTACCAATTTTAGTtgatttatttgaaatttgtttatttctATCTTGTTGAGATGTTACTACCATATTTGATGGTCCATATGGAAGAGATTGTTGATCATACTTCCTTACTTCACCATTTTTTGTTCCATAAGATGATTCATGATAATTATCATAACGATTATTACTATGATAGTAATGTCCTCCGCCACCTATTCCAGAATTAGAATATTGATAATTTGGCAAAGGTCCAGATTGTTGTCTACTACTACTAAATGTTTTACCATcttcaatatattttctacTAGGTTGTCTTATAGTACCAGAATTAAAAGGAGGATAATCATTTGGAGGATAGTAGTATGCTTGATCTCTATTATATCTCATACCATTTGTTGGTATGGCAGACATACTTCTTGACA
This genomic window contains:
- a CDS encoding Unconventional myosin-XV, which gives rise to MGSHTIQHNIKIVEHPPSDLNTEFKKPEIISQPSNDDDYYSTKKRDGLKQRSNSYERNDFPFRHENYFHSRDNSQNFNQQHENYYHDRKMFPSQFSTLPRRVTSTGIPGPHPDYYPSRNFYDKGGFNSSFDARNNHYKSQPLKSQDYSPKRHFDEFGGTDIYNKNNDYGYHGRDTGNIEEVYDKQVKMSRSMSAIPTNGMRYNRDQAYYYPPNDYPPFNSGTIRQPSRKYIEDGKTFSSSRQQSGPLPNYQYSNSGIGGGGHYYHSNNRYDNYHESSYGTKNGEVRKYDQQSLPYGPSNMVVTSQQDRNKQISNKSTKIGSRQSKSQSMKRQSRWASSGTAANNGYFDQNEIIGYDKDGRPIRRQKHYKVNCCCFTFKWPLWTVEPCPPPQRMYGPPNFEHSQNINMHENFKDNNVQSYPRQPYI